A genomic segment from Streptomyces antibioticus encodes:
- a CDS encoding UBP-type zinc finger domain-containing protein, which translates to MTDVDAIDPNVPPSGAGCVECDAVGGWWFHLRRCASCGHVGCCDSSPAQHATAHYKATGHPVVRSFEPGEEWFWDYSRDELYESGPELTPPAHHPANQPAPGPAERVPADWARALHK; encoded by the coding sequence ATGACCGACGTCGACGCGATCGACCCGAACGTCCCGCCCAGCGGCGCCGGCTGCGTCGAGTGCGACGCGGTGGGCGGCTGGTGGTTCCATCTGCGGCGGTGCGCGAGCTGCGGCCATGTCGGCTGCTGCGACTCCTCCCCCGCCCAGCACGCCACCGCCCACTACAAGGCCACCGGCCATCCCGTCGTGCGCAGTTTCGAGCCGGGCGAGGAGTGGTTCTGGGATTACTCCCGGGACGAGTTGTACGAGTCGGGCCCCGAACTGACGCCTCCGGCCCACCATCCGGCGAACCAGCCTGCCCCGGGACCGGCGGAACGGGTCCCGGCGGACTGGGCGCGCGCCCTGCACAAGTGA
- a CDS encoding ATP-binding protein, translating to MPCSPAEISSLFLFEKLTPEQLGRLCGEGGVEAFEPGPVYTEGEPATCFYVMLEGTVVLYRRVGGDDVEVSRTSQRGVYAGAMQAYLGDRVPQLYTNSMRVTEPTRFFVLPAESFAAVMREWFPMAAHLLEGLFFGSKNTQRAIGQRERLLALGSLSAGLTHELNNPAAAAVRATATLRERVAKMRHKLSVIAGGGYDPQALTRLIEIQERTAELVAKAQVLSPLEASDREDALGDWLDDHGIQEGWRIAPTFVQAGLDVDWLEQVADTVDADMLPGAIGWLNYTVETELLMDEIDDSTNRISRLVDAAKQYSQLDRAPFRVVDVHELLDSTLLMLSGKIGRRIEVVKDYDRTLPEVPAYPAELNQVWTNLVDNAVFAINSAGGEGTLTVRTAREGDRLLVEFRDTGPGVPPEVRGRIFDPFFTTKPVGEGTGLGLDISWRIVVNKHHGGLHVESVPGDTRFQVLLPLTAPEPDAETETDASPPDPAEETA from the coding sequence ATGCCGTGCAGCCCGGCGGAGATCAGCTCGCTGTTCCTGTTCGAGAAGCTCACCCCGGAGCAGCTCGGACGGCTGTGCGGCGAGGGCGGCGTGGAGGCGTTCGAGCCCGGCCCGGTGTACACCGAGGGCGAGCCGGCCACCTGCTTCTACGTGATGCTGGAGGGCACGGTCGTGCTGTACCGGCGGGTCGGCGGGGACGACGTCGAGGTCAGCAGGACCTCCCAGCGCGGGGTGTACGCGGGCGCGATGCAGGCGTACCTCGGGGACCGGGTGCCGCAGCTCTACACCAACTCGATGCGGGTGACGGAGCCGACGCGGTTCTTCGTGCTGCCCGCCGAGTCGTTCGCGGCGGTCATGCGGGAGTGGTTCCCGATGGCCGCGCATCTGCTGGAGGGGCTGTTCTTCGGCTCCAAGAACACCCAGCGGGCCATCGGCCAGCGTGAACGGCTGCTCGCCCTGGGCTCGTTGTCGGCGGGGCTCACGCACGAGCTGAACAACCCGGCGGCGGCGGCCGTGCGCGCGACGGCCACGCTGCGCGAACGGGTGGCCAAGATGCGGCACAAGCTCTCCGTGATCGCCGGGGGCGGCTACGACCCGCAGGCGCTCACCCGGCTCATCGAGATCCAGGAACGCACCGCCGAACTCGTCGCCAAGGCACAGGTGTTGAGCCCGCTGGAAGCCTCCGACCGGGAGGACGCGCTCGGCGACTGGCTGGACGACCACGGCATCCAGGAGGGCTGGCGGATCGCCCCGACGTTCGTGCAGGCCGGGCTCGACGTGGACTGGCTGGAGCAGGTCGCGGACACCGTGGACGCGGATATGTTGCCGGGCGCGATCGGATGGCTCAACTACACCGTCGAGACCGAGCTGTTGATGGACGAGATCGACGACTCCACCAACCGCATCTCCCGGCTGGTGGACGCGGCGAAGCAGTACTCGCAGCTCGACCGCGCCCCCTTCCGGGTCGTGGACGTCCATGAACTCCTCGACAGCACCCTGCTGATGCTCTCCGGGAAGATCGGGCGGCGCATCGAGGTCGTGAAGGACTACGACCGGACGCTCCCGGAGGTGCCGGCGTACCCGGCGGAGCTGAACCAGGTGTGGACGAACCTCGTCGACAACGCCGTGTTCGCCATCAACAGCGCCGGTGGGGAAGGCACGTTGACCGTGCGGACGGCGCGGGAGGGCGACCGGCTGCTGGTGGAGTTCCGGGACACGGGGCCCGGGGTGCCGCCGGAGGTGCGCGGCCGGATCTTCGACCCGTTCTTCACCACCAAGCCGGTGGGCGAGGGCACCGGTCTGGGCCTGGACATCTCCTGGCGGATCGTCGTCAACAAGCATCACGGCGGCCTGCACGTCGAGTCGGTGCCGGGCGACACCCGGTTCCAGGTCCTGCTGCCGCTGACCGCGCCCGAACCCGACGCGGAGACCGAGACAGACGCTTCACCCCCCGACCCGGCAGAGGAGACGGCATGA